Proteins encoded together in one Musa acuminata AAA Group cultivar baxijiao chromosome BXJ3-6, Cavendish_Baxijiao_AAA, whole genome shotgun sequence window:
- the LOC103971029 gene encoding F-box/LRR-repeat MAX2 homolog — translation MAAATVSGIHLHDLPESILTNIFLLVSDVRSRNAMALACRRWRSLERATRTSLDLRGHVRAPFLLPTCFPAVAHLDLSLLSPWGHHPFLHHQQPPQHYHHHHLLSEQAALVAARLAQAFPCVSSLAIYARDPSVLAALAPLWPDLRAARLVRWHQRPANLPLGGDLAPLLAACPGLAALDLSQFYCWTEDVPQALQDHPTAASSLVHLDLLCPASTEGFGSSELAAIAGACPKLTHLLAPCVFNPRCIEFVSNHTLLTLAIGCPRLALLHLVDPATLSSARIDSEAKEAAAITGRGLEGLFAGLPQLEDLALDICHNVRDAGPSLEALSHKCPKIKSLKLGQFHGVCKGAWLHLDGVAVCGRLESLCIKKSADLSDSSLVTIARGCSRLSKLEIHGCNKVTEMGIRKLSSMLRFTLVDIAISGCQLLDATGSLRAVEPIRDRVERLHIDCIWANPELDQLPQTPEKTTDDSDVDQVDEETPDGSRNKKCRYSDGTHDDIENRCFWFRTWTRLRCLSLWIPAGEVLTPLGDAGLESCPQLEDICIKVEGDCRMCPRPRQRVFGLSFLARYPRLAKMKLDCGEAFGYALTAPTGHMDLSLWERFYLHGIGDLGLYELDYWPPQDKEVNQRSLSLPATGLIQGCLSLRKLFIHGTTHEHFMRFFLGMPGLRDVQLREDYYPAPENDMSTEMRVDSCSRFEETLNSRLIPD, via the coding sequence ATGGCGGCCGCCACCGTCAGCGGCATCCACCTGCACGATCTGCCGGAATCAATCCTGACAAACATCTTCTTGCTGGTGAGCGACGTGCGCAGCCGCAACGCCATGGCGTTGGCCTGCCGCCGGTGGCGATCCTTGGAGCGGGCCACGCGCACCTCCCTCGATCTCCGTGGCCACGTCCGCGCCCCTTTCCTCCTCCCCACGTGCTTCCCCGCCGTCGCTCACCTCGATCTCTCCCTCCTCTCCCCCTGGGGCCACCACCCCTTCCTCCACCACCAGCAACCGCCGCAgcactaccaccaccaccacctcctctccgAGCAGGCCGCCCTCGTCGCCGCCCGCCTCGCTCAGGCCTTCCCCTGCGTCTCCTCCCTCGCCATCTACGCCCGCGACCCGTCCGTGCTCGCCGCCCTCGCGCCGCTCTGGCCGGACCTCCGCGCCGCCCGCCTCGTCCGCTGGCACCAGCGGCCCGCCAACCTCCCCCTCGGCGGCGACCTCGCTCCGCTGCTCGCCGCCTGCCCCGGCCTCGCCGCTCTCGACCTTTCCCAGTTCTACTGCTGGACCGAGGACGTCCCCCAAGCCCTTCAGGACCACCCCACCGCCGCCTCGTCCCTCGTCCACCTCGACCTCCTCTGCCCCGCCTCGACCGAGGGCTTTGGCTCGTCCGAGCTCGCCGCCATCGCCGGCGCCTGCCCCAAGCTCACCCACCTCCTTGCCCCCTGCGTGTTCAACCCCCGGTGCATCGAGTTCGTCAGCAACCACACCCTTCTCACGCTGGCCATCGGCTGCCCTCGCCTCGCCCTCCTCCACCTCGTCGATCCCGCCACCCTCTCCTCCGCCCGCATCGACTCCGAAGCGAAGGAAGCCGCTGCGATTACCGGGCGGGGCCTCGAGGGGCTCTTCGCCGGGCTTCCGCAGCTGGAAGACCTCGCGCTCGATATATGCCACAACGTCAGAGATGCCGGGCCTTCATTGGAGGCCTTGAGCCACAAATGCCCCAAGATCAAGTCGCTCAAGCTCGGGCAGTTCCACGGCGTCTGCAAAGGCGCTTGGCTGCACCTGGACGGCGTCGCCGTCTGCGGCCGGCTGGAGTCGCTATGCATCAAGAAATCCGCGGATCTGTCGGACTCTAGCCTTGTCACCATCGCTCGCGGTTGCAGCAGGCTATCCAAGTTAGAAATCCATGGATGCAACAAGGTCACGGAAATGGGGATCAGGAAGCTCTCGAGCATGCTCCGGTTCACGCTGGTCGACATTGCCATTTCTGGCTGCCAGCTTCTCGACGCCACAGGATCGCTGCGTGCTGTAGAGCCGATCCGCGACCGCGTCGAGCGCCTTCACATCGACTGCATCTGGGCGAACCCCGAGCTGGATCAGCTACCCCAGACGCCGGAGAAGACGACTGACGACTCGGACGTCGACCAAGTGGATGAGGAAACGCCTGACGGATCAAGAAACAAGAAATGTAGGTACTCGGACGGCACTCATGACGACATCGAGAACCGCTGCTTCTGGTTTCGGACATGGACGAGGCtccgctgcctctcgctttggatACCCGCAGGAGAAGTGCTAACGCCGCTGGGGGATGCGGGGCTGGAGAGCTGCCCGCAACTGGAAGACATCTGCATCAAGGTGGAGGGCGACTGCCGGATGTGCCCGAGGCCGAGGCAGAGAGTCTTCGGGTTAAGCTTTCTTGCCCGCTATCCGCGCCTTGCCAAGATGAAGCTGGACTGCGGCGAGGCGTTCGGGTACGCGCTGACGGCGCCGACGGGCCACATGGATCTGAGCTTGTGGGAGAGGTTTTACCTCCACGGAATCGGTGACCTGGGCCTTTACGAGCTCGACTACTGGCCGCCGCAGGACAAGGAGGTGAACCAGAGAAGCCTGTCGCTTCCGGCGACTGGACTGATCCAGGGCTGCCTTAGCTTGAGGAAGCTGTTCATCCATGGCACCACCCACGAGCACTTCATGCGGTTCTTTCTCGGGATGCCGGGCCTGAGGGATGTGCAGCTCAGGGAAGACTACTATCCGGCACCGGAGAATGACATGAGCACAGAGATGAGAGTCGACTCCTGCAGTCGCTTCGAGGAGACCTTGAACAGCCGTTTAATTCCTGATTGA
- the LOC103971030 gene encoding mitochondrial dicarboxylate/tricarboxylate transporter DTC isoform X1, producing MAEGKPKSQSGVWTTVKPFVNGGVSGMLATCVIQPIDMVKVRIQLGQGSAVQVTKNMLANEGFGSFYKGLSAGLLRQATYTTARLGSFRVLTNKAVEANDGKPLPLLQKAAIGLTAGAIGACIGSPADLALIRMQADATLPAAQRRNYKNAFHALYRIIADEGVLALWKGAGPTVVRAMSLNMGMLASYDQSVELFRDSLGFGEVSTVLGASAVSGFFASACSLPFDYVKTQIQKMQPDANGKYPYTGSLDCAMKTLKSGGPFKFYTGFPVYCVRIAPHVMMTWIFLNQIQKVEKSMGL from the exons ATGGCCGAGGGGAAACCCAAGAGCCAGTCCGGAGTCTGGACCACCGTCAAGCCCTTCGTCAATGGCGGCGTCTCCGGCATGCTTGCCACCTGTGTCATCCAACCCATCGACATGGTCAAG GTTAGGATCCAGCTGGGTCAGGGGTCAGCTGTCCAAGTTACAAAGAACATGCTTGCCAACGAAGGGTTTGGCTCCTTTTACAAG GGACTGTCCGCTGGTTTACTTAGACAAGCTACTTATACAACTGCACGATTGGGTTCCTTTAG GGTATTGACAAACAAAGCTGTTGAGGCAAATGATGGCAAACCACTGCCTTTGCTTCAGAAAGCTGCTATTGGTCTTACAGCTGGAGCAATCGGAGCATGCATAGGCAGTCCGGCAGATTTAGCACTAATCAGGATGCAAGCTGATGCAACTTTACCTGCTGCACAGCGACGAAACTATAAAAATGCTTTCCATGCACTCTATCGTATTATTGCTGATGAAGGGGTTCTAGCTTTATGGAAAGGTGCAGGTCCTACAGTAGTAAGGGCAATGTCATTGAATATGGGTATGCTTGCTTCGTATGACCAGAGTGTTGAGCTATTCAGGGACTCACTTGGCTTTGGTGAAGTTAGCACAGTTCTTG GGGCAAGTGCTGTTTCTGGATTCTTTGCATCTGCTTGCAGTTTACCATTTGACTATGTGAAAACACAAATACAGAAGATGCAGCCTGATGCCAATGGAAAGTATCCCTACACTGGGTCATTAGATTGTGCCATGAAGACTCTGAAGTCCGGTGGTCCTTTCAAATTTTACACTGGATTTCCTGTCTACTGTGTGAGAATTGCTCCGCATGTCATG ATGACATGGATATTCTTGAATCAAATTCAGAAGGTTGAGAAGTCTATGGGCTTATAG
- the LOC103971030 gene encoding mitochondrial dicarboxylate/tricarboxylate transporter DTC isoform X2, translating to MAEGKPKSQSGVWTTVKPFVNGGVSGMLATCVIQPIDMVKVRIQLGQGSAVQVTKNMLANEGFGSFYKGLSAGLLRQATYTTARLGSFRVLTNKAVEANDGKPLPLLQKAAIGLTAGAIGACIGSPADLALIRMQADATLPAAQRRNYKNAFHALYRIIADEGVLALWKGAGPTVVRAMSLNMGMLASYDQSVELFRDSLGFGEVSTVLGASAVSGFFASACSLPFDYVKTQIQKMQPDANGKYPYTGSLDCAMKTLKSGGPFKFYTGFPVYCVRIAPHVMGCFADDMDILESNSEG from the exons ATGGCCGAGGGGAAACCCAAGAGCCAGTCCGGAGTCTGGACCACCGTCAAGCCCTTCGTCAATGGCGGCGTCTCCGGCATGCTTGCCACCTGTGTCATCCAACCCATCGACATGGTCAAG GTTAGGATCCAGCTGGGTCAGGGGTCAGCTGTCCAAGTTACAAAGAACATGCTTGCCAACGAAGGGTTTGGCTCCTTTTACAAG GGACTGTCCGCTGGTTTACTTAGACAAGCTACTTATACAACTGCACGATTGGGTTCCTTTAG GGTATTGACAAACAAAGCTGTTGAGGCAAATGATGGCAAACCACTGCCTTTGCTTCAGAAAGCTGCTATTGGTCTTACAGCTGGAGCAATCGGAGCATGCATAGGCAGTCCGGCAGATTTAGCACTAATCAGGATGCAAGCTGATGCAACTTTACCTGCTGCACAGCGACGAAACTATAAAAATGCTTTCCATGCACTCTATCGTATTATTGCTGATGAAGGGGTTCTAGCTTTATGGAAAGGTGCAGGTCCTACAGTAGTAAGGGCAATGTCATTGAATATGGGTATGCTTGCTTCGTATGACCAGAGTGTTGAGCTATTCAGGGACTCACTTGGCTTTGGTGAAGTTAGCACAGTTCTTG GGGCAAGTGCTGTTTCTGGATTCTTTGCATCTGCTTGCAGTTTACCATTTGACTATGTGAAAACACAAATACAGAAGATGCAGCCTGATGCCAATGGAAAGTATCCCTACACTGGGTCATTAGATTGTGCCATGAAGACTCTGAAGTCCGGTGGTCCTTTCAAATTTTACACTGGATTTCCTGTCTACTGTGTGAGAATTGCTCCGCATGTCATG GGATGTTTTGCAGATGACATGGATATTCTTGAATCAAATTCAGAAGGTTGA